A DNA window from Gemmatimonadaceae bacterium contains the following coding sequences:
- the rplI gene encoding 50S ribosomal protein L9, translating into MEVILREAVEKLGHPGDIVKVSAGFARNFLLPRGIAYEATPGNKKRIAQEKATLEAAENARRTAAEEFAAKIEPISLTFAARVGEEGKLFGSVTTADIAAQLEAQGIHIEKRQIDLHEPIKALGVYKVAIKLHADVKPEIKVWVIKG; encoded by the coding sequence ATGGAAGTCATTCTGCGAGAAGCGGTCGAAAAACTCGGGCATCCGGGCGACATCGTGAAGGTGTCGGCGGGGTTTGCCCGCAACTTCCTGCTCCCGCGCGGCATCGCGTACGAAGCCACGCCGGGCAACAAGAAGCGCATTGCCCAGGAGAAGGCCACGCTCGAGGCGGCGGAGAACGCGCGCCGCACCGCGGCCGAGGAGTTCGCCGCGAAGATCGAGCCCATCTCCCTCACCTTCGCCGCGCGCGTGGGCGAGGAAGGCAAGCTGTTCGGGTCGGTGACGACCGCGGACATTGCCGCCCAGCTCGAGGCGCAGGGCATCCACATCGAGAAGCGGCAGATCGACCTGCACGAGCCCATCAAGGCGCTCGGCGTCTACAAGGTCGCCATCAAGCTGCATGCGGATGTGAAGCCCGAAATCAAGGTTTGGGTGATCAAGGGCTGA
- the rsfS gene encoding ribosome silencing factor, with protein MSPIAAPAKIAEHARRAATLCVDNKAQDVVLLDLHGVTDMADYFVVATGTSDTHVRSVAQHVVEEMARAGLKAYHIEGADTGRWVLVDFVDFVVHVFHPSMRSYYQIERLWGDAPAVAITS; from the coding sequence ATGTCCCCCATCGCTGCTCCCGCCAAGATCGCCGAGCATGCGCGGCGTGCCGCGACGCTCTGCGTTGACAACAAGGCCCAGGACGTGGTGCTGCTCGACCTCCATGGCGTCACGGACATGGCCGACTACTTCGTGGTCGCCACCGGGACGTCCGACACGCACGTGCGCAGTGTCGCGCAGCACGTCGTCGAGGAGATGGCGCGGGCCGGCCTGAAGGCCTATCACATCGAGGGCGCCGACACCGGACGCTGGGTGCTGGTGGATTTCGTCGATTTCGTGGTGCACGTGTTTCACCCGTCCATGCGGTCGTATTACCAGATTGAACGACTGTGGGGTGACGCCCCCGCCGTCGCCATCACGTCCTAA